GTCACACACCATCTGCGCATACACAAACCAAAACCTCGGCAAAAGCGAAAACATTTCAAGAGTTTCTTGTGTTACAAGTCATGATTGTACCTCTACCAGCATTTGCCCCTCGGTGCCAATATTTTCCACGATTATTGGACATAGTTTTAGCTCGTTCCCGACTTCCATTGCCCAACTTGAACCCTGCTCCTGACTCCCAAGCAACTGCAAAATAATAATCGATAAAATCTATAAACATACCATAGGAGCGTTGACGTAAAGCTTATAGAAAACAACAGAAGCAAAAAAGTTGTACCTTGTACTCAGCACATTTATCGATCTTATCGGCGTGCTTCGTGATACATTGCATGAAAAGCATATGCTTGATCGTTCGTTCCAAAAGCGAGTCGATGCTACACTGTGTGACAGAACATCACTTGTTTCAGcttattatcttttaaaaaagagtaaaatgtcattttcgtccatgatctttggccagttttgtgactttcgttcaaaggtttgttttttcgcatctggatccaaaaggtttgaaatcttgccattttcatccggctcgttaagtcatgggtattttcgtcttatttgttaacttaaaaggcaGTTCGGTCTTTtgattacttgtacattatgctaaatgcttgtacataaagttaAAAAGACTGAATTACCCTTCAAGTTAACAAAAAAGGCGAAAAAACCCCCTACtcaacggagaaaaatggatggagttaatgagccagatgaaaatggcaagattgcaaaccttttggatccagatgcgaaaaaacaaacctttgaacgaaagtcacaaaactggccaaagatcatggacgaaaatgacattttactctttaaaAAATTATGAAATGATATTACAAGAAAAACGAAGGTTACCTTTGATCCATTGGGAACAAGCTGCCTGAGTTCCTTAATACGATCTTGAATCAATTGTCTATCTCTGGGTCGGGGTTTACCGCTTTCACCGGGTCTAGCTCGTTTTTTACCGGCCTTAGCCGGTTCTCGGGGCCTGTTTATTTGCTCACTGCATCTACTAACACTAGCCGATGAGAAGCCTTGTAAAGAACGCTCAAACGAGTAACAAATCGAGCCACTGGTTTGCAAATCACTAGGAGTCTGTTGCAGCCGTGAAAGGGGTTTGACGACTGGTTGACCAGATGACTTTGACCATTTAGTGTCACTGTCACTGCAACAAACACTAGCAACAACTGCTTCTAAGAGGTTTTCAGAGCCTGATCTTTGTGAATGCGTACTTCTTGTGTCTCCAGCCGTCTGGTCAACGGTTAGGGTCTCGGTTGTGACCGTTTCCCAATCGAAACAATCGTTCTGCTTATAAAATGTGGGTCCTAATGCTTCATACAGCTCACATCCAGCAGGAAACTTGAAAGAATTGTTAGTTTCGGTTTCTGGGTTATTTAGCATTCCGCTGTTTGAAATTGTTGGCATGAACTCCCCCCAGCTTTGATCGTTGCAAGTTGTAGATTGGACGAGATCTGATATCGGGTTTTCGTTTTCTTGACGATCGGTGATCGTTTCAACTTTCGTCCACTTATCCACTGTTCTATCTTGATCGCGTACATGTTTGTGAAATCTCACTGAACCTGAACTTGTGGAAATTTCTGTCTGGAAAACAATTTGCATAGTATTAGAATGATATTTGGTACGGGTCGGGTTAAGTTGACCCAAAACACGTTTTGTCAACTTAAATTTAgtagggagagagagagggagataCCACGCAAGGAGAAGGGTCGTGTAGCTCAAAAAAGATCTCTCGAATATGGTTCACGAGCTTCAAATCTTCGGTGATCTACGTGTTATGTTGAATACACAGCTTAATGAAAAGATTAATGTGATTTAACTGTTTTAACGTGCTTGGAATGCAAGTATTTTGTAGATGAATACACTAGGTAGAAGTAAATACTTAAGTTGCCTTACGGTTTTTAAAGAGCCGAGTTGTACAACTCCATACGAACCAACCGCAACGAaaacgattgtctgcatagcatAAAGACATCAAAATACGTATTTGTTATAAATTGGATTAGAGTGGCAATATGCGTGGGTTGGGCTAGTTtctgtaacgggtcaaaatgggtagTTTCTTGTATTAGTCAAGTTGAGTTGACCCGAAACTTTTTCCCCATTAAAGTTACTATTTCATAAATAAGGAAGATGTTGAATATGATTGCAAAAACGATATTTCTTTTAGTAATACTTCAAATTTGTTGGATAGAATGACACGTACCCTGATCCCGGCTATAAATTGCGATTTCCATCCGTCAGAATGCTGAATATTAACATAAAAGGTAAGAGTTAAGACGATATTATATGATATAGTACGATATTTTTTTATGTCAAAGTTATTTCTCACCTCGTCTATAGAACACAAACTATTAACAAGTTGAAGCCCTGAAATCCATTGATGTTTACCCGTAGCTGCAACCCGTCCAACGGCCCTGCTCAACGGATTATGAGCATGATTAACGATTCTTTTTATGCGTAAACAACTTACATGTTATTTAGAATTTTTAACAACATACCCTTCCCCAATAGAATATACGCGATAAGACATGTTTGCAATAGCCAATCCAAGATGATCTTGTGGATACCACTCGTCCTTCAAGTTGTCATTCGCGTTAGTGAACCGGTTGTTGATCTCCGAACAGTCGTTTTTCTCTTTATCGTTACAGTAAGCATCGTCCCAACTCAACATCCTACAATCATTTCTAGATTTAGTAAGCTTCATGCTATAAACATTACATATCTGCCCGCCCTCATGCTTATTAAATATGTTTATCTGGTTATCGCGTTTTATACAAGAGTAAGTGTTTTGAGAGTGTTTGAAATCACTTATCAAAACCGCTTATCTGATTATTTATGAGAAAAAATAAGCAGTTTGAAGTTGTGTATTCCAAACTGATTATTCAAAAAAACCACAATGAGTTGAATATAACTTGTAAGGCGAATCAACGCATCGATTATGTCGAGTTGCCTATTGATCTAAACAAATGGACAATACACTGATATATCCAAATCCaatgttgtaaaacaaggtctcggAGGTTGAGTACTCGCCGAGTaatcgctacaaggtaggctgccgaggcgactttcttcaactccgctTAATTACTCGGACGTGATCAAACGCGGTCAGAATTGGATCTGGTAGGTCAATTGGGGCCAAGTTGGacttaaaaaacaataaaacataaTTCCTATATGTGAATATCATTTTTCAAGGATCTATTAGTCAAATcaggccgagtttgacttaaaaaataataaaacgtAATTCCTGTATGTGAATATCATTTTTCAAGGAATGAATATCAATTTTTGAAATACTTTACTATCAgaatatgtatttttttatttatattgatatccatgtattttgttataaatatgaATAAACTTATGATATTTGACATATATATAATTTCCCGAAAACGAATTTTCTTTATACTTTAACATGTACGAGTACTCCCCGAGCACTCTCCACCTAGGTTGAGTACTCGCAACTTCCtagtcgaccgactagggagcgcctagtaACTTATGTAACCACTGCAGATCAAAACAAAGGTCAAGAAACAACTAACAAGTAAAAACCAAAGTTGTTGAACATGATCTTACATTTGAGGTTGATGCTTGAGTTTCCAAAAAACAGCATACTTCCAGTCAGTGTTAAAACATAGATTCCTGAGTTGTTGGTGcaattcaccaccaccacccatcatcTTCTTCCCCACTAATGTTAACCAACTATGaacacccccaccccccaaaacaCAAACTAAAATGACCTTTCTACCCTTTGCAACTTCTAACTACCCCTGTAAGAACCTCTTCCTGCTTGTTTCCTTCTCAAACCCGCTCGCTTTTTTATCGGTGGACCGACTGTGGGAGTAAGAAGACTACCCAATCCCATCTCCCAGATCACTTCAAACCTCAACCCAAACCTCCTTAACACTTTCACCAATTCAACAACAAATTTATTACAAGATCAATTTTCAAAAGATTATTATTCTTTGAACAAACTGTGACAAAATTGAAAAACTTCATCAAAGTTCAAGAATCTTGAATTGAACTCACTGTGATGAATTAGTAAGAAAGAAATATTTGGTGGGTGTTGTTTATAAACTCAAGATTTAACTAATATCAAAAGACATTGaagaaaacaacataaaaatcaAACCTTTTCATGAAATTTTGCTTTAAATTCAGTAAAAGAAGACACTCAGATGATCAAAAGTTTACACAGATAAAGAAAAAAAGTAGTTTCATTTGTGGGATTTCATCTTTCAAACTTctgtttataaactttttcattagCCATAATTTACAGCCCACCACCCTCTAGTTCAAATAAGGTGCTAAATGAGCACAAGAAGTGAATGACATTTTGCCACTTGGTCCATATCATTTTTGGGATTTATGAGTGTTGTTTTTATAGATATTCCCATGGATATATATGGCCAACACCATGATATTTTAATTGAGAAAAATGTTTCTTATCATCTCAGGAAAAACCCTATTCACAACAATCATTTTTATAGCCAAAAGTTGGAACAACAACAAAACACAACCCCATTCATATATATCTTCTCATTATGATCAATGATAACTATTTATTCGTTACTGATAATACTTGTATGTCGACATTCTTTTAGtcgagtttaaaaataaataaaaaaaacaagaaattaTATCGTTTTGTGCTGTGTATGCCGTATTTTTCCAGCTAATTTTAGTGGTTTTCacaacattttttatttttatttaacgGCTAATTTTAGTGGTTtgtaaatcattttttttatattttttaactgTATCAAAAGTtgaagtaaataaaaaaaaattactgaTATGAAAATGATGTGAATTTTAGTGGTGTGTAAATCACCTTTTATGTGTTTTAACTGTATCAAAAGTtgaagtaaataaaaaaattactgATATGAAAATGATGTGTGTGTGTATTGTTATATATTGTTATGTTTAGGTTTTATCTAATTATGATGATCAATGATCTCTAATCATTGTTTAAGATTATGGGGGTTCCTTTTTTGCTAAAAAGGAAATGCATGAAGTCACGACAAATTTACCAAGAAAATTAAATATGGTTAAAAAAAGTTGAAGCATAATTATTATTCGTTCAAACTTTAATCATCTATTGTTTTTATTGGTTAGTTTTTACAGATATTGAAAAGTTAGGTTTGAATTtatttgtgttttgatttatctgaaataaaattaagttttttttaattaaatcgTCAGGTTTTTCTTTTTAAATGTAGAGATTTTAACTAAGATCATTTGAACTAAACATGAATATGCATTATTGTATTATCCATATCATAAAAACAAATAGGATttagaaaaatttttaaaaaataaataaatggttTGTGATtttaagggtgaagggggtgctcacctaataggtgagtcccctctcttacgccaaaccaatccccgtgtgccacgtcaactcccctcttaaactcccctaacaccccaatttgatggcgccactcccctcttaggtgaattggtttttttttaaaaaaaaaaaaaaaaaaaaaaagaaaaggtttGATTGGACAGCTGccttctctctcctccctctctctcggtgagccgccaccggtCCCCCTCCATCTCTCCTCCCCGATTTCCTCTCCCGAGTGATTGGCGCCACCCACCGATTTCCATCTCTCCTCCCCGATGAGCTTTACCGAATACGCCCCGACCCCCCTAACATGTGAGATCTATTTTGGTAATAGTTTTTTGATTTTATGAGGAAAGAAACAACTTGACAGTTAATTAACTTTTAACACTTCAAAAAAATCTCTTTTTCAAGTGTGCGGAATGAGAAATTAAATCAAACACAAGCAATTGGTGATCAAACGAGAATAGGATTTCTAGTACCATAATCGAATATTTACAAAATCGCGAATGATGGCGAACAATACATTCAAAAGCAACTTAGCTTAAAGTTTTCAATTGCATTAAAGGTTCATCAAAAGCATATTACATCAGGAAAATTAAGCATTGATGGTGAAAATTTGTGTCACTATTGTCATCCATCTGCTGATGTATATCTAACATAATGCTTATCATGTTAAGGATGTGTAACTGATATGACAAATTAGCCAACAAAATTTGACTTGGTCAACTCTAAACTTCTAGATGAGGCATGAGCAATCAGTGGAGACTTCGGTAGTAAGTAGCTTTCGACTGTAAGTATTGTGCAACTTCAGTTGTAACTAGTAAGTAGCAACTTCATGCTTGTGAGTTTCTTCAATAGCAACAATGAGTTTGGGGTGTTCAACAAATCAAAttgaatttttatgttttttacctgaattcgtattcgatttaaaTATGATTTATTAGATTCGTATTTGAAACTCGAATTCGAATCGAAGCCCATAGTCCCTACTACTTGTCTACTTCTACCATTCCGTATTTTACAATAAGGAGTTTGGCCCAAATTTAGAAGGTTTTTCTATATGTGTACGTATATATCGATATATTAATGTTTATACTAGCTTATAaatccgtgtattacacggattaaatataaaaaaaaaaacttagattgaataatattttaatttataagtgttataaccccgtatattacacacgtaaaatataaaaaaatgtaaatcaTACTTCTATATAATCATAATCAGATAGTTAAAAAAGTGTAATAATAGTATAATCTAATTATTGTGTTTTTCCGATTAGTATTAATATAAGGATGTTTAGTAAAAAAGATCTaattattgtatttttttattttacgaTAATATTTAATAGAAGACATTGTACTTATCTAATAAGATTAATTAAATAGTGCATCTTAATatggttattaatatatttaaattaaatttattgTATTAGTAAGGATAAGGATTAAAAAATATTTGAAAATATAAATGTAAGTCTAAATTGTAAGGTTGAAAGATAGAGTGACACGTGACAATAATTGAAATCATATATTAAAAGTAAAATTAGATTTTATGTTTTATCTGTAACTTTACTATCTTTATCAATAACTAATATTTTAAATCATTTGGTTTTAGAAATATATGTAGTTAATCTTAATGAGGTGTTATATTACAAATAAAGTTAATATAATAATGTATAAATAATTAAATCGAAggtattaataataaaaaaataaaaatagttttttttatagATAACAATAGACTAACGATTAAAATGCTTTTAAATTTAAAGGATATTCATATTAAATgcaaatatattaaaaaaatgtaaTGACCTTTTTATGATTTTATCGTATGTAATAGAGGCGAAGATAATCTTGATCTCTAATATCTAAAATCGGTATATTCAAGAGATaaagtaattcttatatttttatctCTATATCATATAGTATAATTTATTAACCCAAGCATCATGGTATATCAATTTCTTTTAAAGAATGGAAGATTTATTTAGAATTATTTATTAAGGTAGATAATGGTCCTTGTATTaatttacttattattattatttattatggttGAAGTAGCATTATAAATTGTCATATGGCATTTTGATGAAATCCTTTATTACGAGAGAATGCCATATGACATTAAAGGGattcttttattagtattagataaatataaaaaatatgtatgtataatttgaatttgaatttgaattttgaatcgaatcaaattgaaaATCATAAATTTGTTCACTTCGAGTTCGAATACAGAATCGTATTAGAATTTTAGAAACCGAATTTGAGCCTTGATAATCGAATCCGAATTGAGTTGAATTTCAaattttttgaacacccctaccagGAGTAGCGAAGTTTTTGTTGAAAAGGACTTATTAGCATCATCATTGAAGTTCAAAGGTTTGTCGATTTCCTCTTATGTTCTTCAAAAATGGCCCCTTATCACCACCTTTTGATATTTCACCTTCATCATAATGGATTCACCCAACATATCTTCCTCGACATTTAGAGAAATTTAAAGGTCCTGGGAATATACTTTGCAACAAGCTAAACACTACAAATCAGAGGACTTTTACCAAACAGACAACAAATTTAAGTAGTTTTACTTTTTAGAAGTTTTGTTTTGTCCATTGATAGTTATTCGTTGATAAAAGTATGTTTTATAATagtgaaataaataaataataaacattgttttgattatgtttatTTTACGAGAAAATAGACCTTAAATTAAAAATAGAAAAAGTAGGAATATCATTCTGACGCATTATTTTTACACGATAATgtatatattatttgttttaaaCTAATAGCATTGTTTTCTAGATCAAATACGTTAGAATAATTAGTGTAAAAGAGTAacatttgtcgttaaaaaaagtATAAATAATGATATATCAAAAGTTTTAAGACGCAAGGAGTAAACACTGTAAAACCATAATAAACATTGATTTTAATTGTGATTGTTACACATGTACACGTCCAACATACTAGATCAAAGTAAGAAATGATAAACCACTATATGCAGTTTCAATAgataaagttttttttatttttttactagtattaagcccctgcgttgcagcggttgtcgtAAAACTGTGTCAAGTAGTATCAATGCTATATCATTATCAGCGATCACCAACACCAGGaaactcgtaaaaacaaaataaataaaaacggaaaaaaaataaagccgagcgaaaagcagacgtaaaatctttgaacttacgcacgctcgttgcagagaaattaaatcgaaacgtaaaacatagaaaaaataactaagttaatcCAGGACCCGTGCGTTGCGACGAACATgttaaacggagaaaaatagatgtgtttTGACGGGCCAAACgggaaaaatatacgaaaaatgCTGAACCCCAAACGCACGCTGCGGTGCgttaacttacaaaatttagaacgaaacgaaaagcttaggaatgatgaaaagtatggtggaacaaaattgaaaattaaaaagagttggggttaaattggaaaagatgaaaagctttagattaataagtaaaaaaaaaacgaagggtctaaattgcaaaagtATAAAAGTTTTGGGTAATATTATTAAtaagtaaaaaaacaaaatattaataatttattagatattagatttagatatttataatattattaattggatttattaatattaaactaaagataaagataaggataaagataaagataagtgatatttatatatattggttattagtattaaaagaaatatattattaaatagggtagggatatggtaaaaagtgtctaaaatgtaagaagggtaagaagtgttttaaaccattggatatttgatctaatggttgagatcaatagggtataaaatgtaaattgtgttttaattaaaaGGACCTTATGtgaaaattgaagggcaatagtgacttttctAACGTTTcaaaatatggtaaccgtttcaaaacccccatcaaccttcctaaagatcagcgaattatatggtaaccagcgaattatatggtaaccgtcatcaatctccaaaaaatcaacgaatttcttcatactttatcatcaatagatctataatcagattcatggcgtgatgttttaaaaaactggataaattgactatgattcaggtcatggtgttttatctggagacattgttcatgtcgTGGTGTTTTATACgcttatgattcaagtcatggtgttttatctggagacattgttcatggcgtagtgttttatcaataGAAAACGTTcacagattttaaaacaccatgactatgattcaagtcatggtgtttta
This genomic stretch from Helianthus annuus cultivar XRQ/B chromosome 8, HanXRQr2.0-SUNRISE, whole genome shotgun sequence harbors:
- the LOC110872360 gene encoding transcription factor EMB1444, whose product is MMGGGGELHQQLRNLCFNTDWKYAVFWKLKHQPQMMLSWDDAYCNDKEKNDCSEINNRFTNANDNLKDEWYPQDHLGLAIANMSYRVYSIGEGAVGRVAATGKHQWISGLQLVNSLCSIDEHSDGWKSQFIAGIRTIVFVAVGSYGVVQLGSLKTITEDLKLVNHIREIFFELHDPSPCVTEISTSSGSVRFHKHVRDQDRTVDKWTKVETITDRQENENPISDLVQSTTCNDQSWGEFMPTISNSGMLNNPETETNNSFKFPAGCELYEALGPTFYKQNDCFDWETVTTETLTVDQTAGDTRSTHSQRSGSENLLEAVVASVCCSDSDTKWSKSSGQPVVKPLSRLQQTPSDLQTSGSICYSFERSLQGFSSASVSRCSEQINRPREPAKAGKKRARPGESGKPRPRDRQLIQDRIKELRQLVPNGSKCSIDSLLERTIKHMLFMQCITKHADKIDKCAEYKLLGSQEQGSSWAMEVGNELKLCPIIVENIGTEGQMLVEMVCDEGVNFLEITEAVRSLGLTIIKGAIDAYGDKTWMCFIVEGENNRSIHRMDILWSLVQILELKTKN